A region from the Enoplosus armatus isolate fEnoArm2 chromosome 24, fEnoArm2.hap1, whole genome shotgun sequence genome encodes:
- the LOC139306498 gene encoding mitogen-activated protein kinase kinase kinase kinase 4-like isoform X1 encodes MANDSPAKSLVDIDLASLRDPAGIFELVEVVGNGTYGQVYKGRHVKTGQLAAIKVMDVTEDEEEEIKLEINMLKKYSHHRNIATYYGAFIKKSPPGHDDQLWLVMEFCGAGSITDLVKNTKGNQLKEDWIAYISREILRGLAHLHAHHVIHRDIKGQNVLLTENAEVKLVDFGVSAQLDRTVGRRNTFIGTPYWMAPEVIACDENPDATYDYRSDLWSCGITAIEMAEGAPPLCDMHPMRALFLIPRNPPPRLKSKKWSKKFFSFIEGCLVKNYTQRPPTEQLLKHPFIRDQPNERQVRIQLKDHIDRTKKKRGEKDETEYEYSGSEEEEEDPPEQEGEPSSIVNVPGESTLRRDFIRLQQENKERSEALRRQQLLQEQQLREQEEYKRQLLAERQKRIEQQKEQRRRLEEQQRREREMRRQQEREQRRREQEDKRRIEEMDRRRKEEEERRRAEDEKRRNDREQEYIRRQLEEEQRHLEMLQEQLLREQAMLLEFKWRELEEQRKAERLHKRLQQEQAYLLSLQHESKQQPGDKTKLPTDLNKPPQTSTLPPDRVLTATPQAQVLVGAVSVARGAYECSRAPQTISSDGTKSQAAVPEKTDSDETCPSQLSNSPSPSPPQTETPTDSEPPQAESMEPDRPAEPVSNPPQPVREADERYRKNIQGSPQTAPPPKQPPLPPRSSEPFSNGGGSSEASAMHRPMEPQVQWSHLAALKSSNSAAPSPPPPPVVSRSQSFSEPGGVTSSFAQLHLRSQDPHHHHHHHPSPARTDPQPQPPLHHPQAHTRAEHQASSEEVPPKVPVRTTSRSPVLSRRESPLPSQPGNQGGQRSAGVNVEQRPLWDRVEKLQPRPGSGSSSGSSNSSSQASSGDRFRPRCESPASSKSEGSPLQRPENIPKKQDEKNLARPTRPADLTALAKELRAVDDVRPPHKVTDYSSSSEDSGTTDEDDDEEVDQEAGDESTSGAEDSRAGRLSNGETESAKTMLVEDSESDQATTPCKDGTLVIRQSTVDIKRLVNLSSSSSSSSSAGPGHGHGLPEKNGFAGRIHHLPDLIQQSHHSPSSSTTIPSSSSSYSSSSSSSSFPSSSSHASPAMSPHNPLDKLTAIESQSESNSMSKHKSSSSFTPFIDPRLLQISPSSGSSLNNMAAFGQDGRLADPLRSDPSRKGSVVNVNPVNTRPPSDTPEIRKYKKRFNSEILCAALWGVNLLVGTESGLMLLDRSGQGKVYPLINRRRIQQMDVLEGLNVLVTISGKKNKLRVYYLSWLRNKILHNDPEVEKKQGWVNVGDLEGCVHYKVVKYERIKFLVLALKNAVEVYAWAPKPYHKFMAFKSFGDLVHRPLLVDLTVEEGQRLKIIYGSCSGFHAVDVDSGAVYDIYLPTHIQTSIQCHAIIILPNTDGIELLVCYEDEGVYVNTYGRITKDVVLQWGEMPTSVAYIRSNQIMGWGEKAIEIRSVETGHLDGVFMHKRAQRLKFLCERNDKVFFASVRQGGASQVYFMTLGRTSLMSW; translated from the exons GGACGACACGTCAAGACTGGACAGCTGGCTGCCATCAAAGTCATGGACGTCACAGAG gatgaagaggaggaaattaaACTGGAGATCAATATGCTGAAGAAGTATTCCCACCACCGAAACATAGCCACCTACTACGGTGCTTTCATTAAGAAGAGCCCCCCGGGACACGACGACCAGCTATGG TTGGTGATGGAGTTCTGTGGAGCTGGTTCGATCACAGACCTGGTGAAGAACACCAAGGGGAACCAGCTGAAGGAAGACTGGATCGCCTACATCTCCAGAGAGATCCTCAGA GGTCTGGCCCACCTACATGCCCACCACGTCATCCACCGTGACATAAAGGGCCAGAACGTCCTGTTGACTGAGAATGCTGAAGTCAAACTAG TTGACTTTGGCGTGAGTGCTCAGCTGGATCGGACAGTAGGGAGGAGAAACACCTTCATTGGGACCCCTTATTGGATGGCCCCCGAAGTCATTGCTTGTGACGAGAACCCGGACGCTACATACGATTACAGA AGTGATCTGTGGTCTTGTGGTATCACAGCTATTGAAATGGCTGAAGGAGCACCAC CACTTTGCGACATGCACCCAATGCGTGCGCTCTTCCTCATTCCAAGAAACCCTCCTCCCAGGCTCAAATCTAAAAAATG GTCCAAAaagtttttcagtttcatcGAGGGCTGTCTGGTGAAGAACTACACGCAGCGCCCCCCGACAGAGCAGCTGCTGAAGCACCCCTTCATCCGAGACCAGCCCAACGAGAGGCAAGTCCGCATTCAGCTCAAAGACCACATCGACCGTAccaagaagaagaggggagagaagg ATGAGACAGAGTATGAGTACAgtggcagtgaggaggaggaggaggatcccccagagcaggagggagagccCAG CTCCATTGTCAATGTGCCAGGTGAGTCAACTCTGCGCCGTGACTTCATCCGCCTGCAGCAGGAGAACAAGGAGCGATCAGAGGCGCTCCGTcgccagcagctcctccaggagCAGCAGCTCCGGGAGCAAGAGGAGTACAAGCGCCAACTACTGGCCGAGAGGCAGAAACGCATTGAGCAAcagaaggagcagaggaggcggCTGGAGGAG CAACAGCGACGTGAACGGGAGATGAGGAGGCAACAGGAGCGCGAGCAGCGTCGCCGCGAGCAAGAGGACAAGAGGCGTATTGAAGAGATGGATCGTAGACgcaaagaagaggaggaacgCCGGCGGGCCGAGGACGAGAAGAGAAGGAACGATCGTGAGCAG GAGTACATCAGAcgtcagctggaggaggagcagagacacCTGGAGATGCTGCAGGAGCAGCTGCTCCGTGAACAGGCCATGCTGCtg GAGTTCAAGTGGCGGGAGCTCGAGGAGCAACGCAAGGCCGAGCGACTCCATAAGCGCCTGCAGCAGGAGCAGGCCTACCTGCTGTCGCTCCAGCACGAGTCCAAACAGCAGCCTGGCGACAAGACCAAACTCCCTACAGACCTTAACAAACCTCCACAGACTTCCACCCTCCCACCTGACAGAGTCCTCACCGCAACCCCTCAAGCTCAGGTCCTTGTCGGCGCTGTTTCTGTAGCAAGAGGCGCTTATGAGTGCTCCAGAGCCCCTCAGACGATCTCCTCAGACGGCACTAAATCCCAGGCAGCAGTGCCAGAGAAGACTGACTCTGATGAGACCTGTCCCAGCCAGCTCTCAAACTCGCCCAGCCCCAGCCCCCCTCAGACTGAAACCCCCACTGACTCTGAACCTCCCCAGGCAGAAAGTATGGAGCCCGATAGGCCTGCAGAGCCTGTCAGTAATCCTCCTCAGCCTGTCAGAGAG GCCGACGAGCGCTACCGTAAGAATATTCAGGGCTCCCCTCAGACTGCCCCACCTCCCAAGCAgccccctctgcctccccgcTCCTCTGAACCGTTCTCCAATGGCGGCGGCTCCTCCGAGGCCTCAGCCATGCACCGGCCCATGGAGCCTCAG GTACAGTGGTCCCACCTGGCTGCTCTAAAAAGCAGCAACAGCGCcgccccctctcctcctcctccgcccgtGGTCTCTCGCTCCCAGTCCTTCAGCGAGCCCGGCGGTGTGACCTCTAGCTTTGCACAACTCCACCTGCGTTCCCAGGacccccaccatcaccaccaccaccacccatcGCCCGCACGCACTGACCCCCAGCCCCAACCTCCCCTCCACCACCCTCAGGCCCATACTAGGGCCGAACACCAGGCCAGCAGCGAGGAGGTACCTCCCAAG GTACCAGTAAGGACAACATCCAGGTCTCCAGTACTGTCGCGCAGAGAGTCCCCTCTGCCATCACAGCCTGGCAACCAGGGCGGACAGAGGAGCGCTGGCGT TAATGTGGAGCAGCGCCCACTGTGGGACCGAGTGGAGAAGCTGCAGCCTCGGCCGGGCAGCGGCAGCTCCTCCGGCTCCTCCAACTCCAGCTCCCAGGCCAGTTCTGGTGACCGCTTCAGGCCACGCTGTGAGTCCCCTG CTTCCTCCAAATCTGAAGGATCGCCTCTCCAGAGGCCTGAAAATATTCccaaaaaacaagatgaaaagaaCCTTGCCAGGCCTACTCGACCAGCT GACCTGACGGCTCTGGCCAAGGAGCTTCGTGCGGTGGATGATGTGAGGCCTCCCCACAAGGTCACCGACTACTCCTCCTCAAGCGAGGACTCGGGCACCACCGACGAGGACGACGATGAGGAGGTGGACCAGGAGGCGGGAGACGAGTCCACCTCAGGAGCCGAGGACTCCAGGGCTGG GAGGCTGAGTAACGGGGAGACGGAGTCCGCTAAGACCATGCTGGTTGAAGACTCGGAGAGCGACCAAGCCACCACGCCCTGCAAGGATGGCACGCTGGTCATCAGACAG AGCACCGTTGACATAAAGCGGTTGGTCAatctctcatcctcctcctcctcctcttcctcggcCGGCCCTGGTCACGGCCACGGCCTCCCAGAGAAAAACGGCTTTGCCGGCCGCATACACCACCTACCAGACCTTATCCAGCAGAGCCATcactccccttcctcttccacaaccatcccttcctcctcctcctcctattcctcctcctcctcctcttcctccttcccctcatcATCTAGCCATGCCAGTCCTGCCATGTCCCCACACAACCCCTTGGACAAGCTCACTGCCATAGAG TCCCAGTCAGAAAGCAACTCCATGTCCAAACACaagtcttcctcttccttcactCCTTTCATCGACCCTCGTCTTCTCCAGATCTCTCCATCCAGCGGCAGCTCCCTCAACAACATGG CAGCATTTGGGCAGGACGGACGGCTGGCGGACCCGCTGAGGTCGGACCCGTCCCGTAAAGGCTCCGTGGTCAACGTCAACCCGGTGAACACGCGCCCGCCCAGCGACACGCCGGAGATTCGCAAGTACAAGAAGAGGTTCAACTCTGAGATCCTGTGTGCTGCACTGTGGG GAGTGAACCTGCTGGTGGGGACAGAGAGCGGCCTGATGCTGCTGGACCGTAGCGGTCAGGGGAAGGTCTACCCCCTGATCAACAGGCGCCGCATCCAGCAGATGGATGTCCTGGAGGGACTAAATGTCCTGGTCACTATATCGG GTAAAAAGAACAAGCTGCGAGTGTATTACCTGTCGTGGCTGAGAAACAAGATTTTGCACAACGACCCTGAGGTGGAGAAGAAGCAGGGCTGGGTTAATGTGGGCGACCTGGAAGGTTGCGTCCACTACAAAGTCG TGAAGTATGAGAGGATTAAGTTCTTGGTGCTGGCCTTGAAGAACGCTGTGGAGGTGTACGCCTGGGCACCCAAGCCCTACCACAAATTCATGGCCTTTAAG TCTTTTGGGGACCTGGTGCACAGGCCTCTGCTGGTCGACCTGACGGTGGAGGAAGGTCAGAGGTTAAAGATCATCTATGGCTCCTGCTCAGGCTTCCACGCTGTGGATGTGGACTCCGGTGCCGTCTACGACATCTACCTGCCCACACAT ATCCAGACCAGCATTCAGTGCCACGCCATCATCATCCTGCCCAACACTGACGGGATCGAGCTGCTGGTGTGCTACGAGGACGAGGGCGTCTACGTCAACACCTACGGACGCATCACCAAGGACGTGGTGCTTCAGTGGGGAGAAATGCCAACTTCAGTGG CCTACATTAGGTCAAACCAGATCATGGGCTGGGGTGAGAAGGCCATAGAGATCCGCTCAGTGGAGACGGGCCACCTGGACGGCGTCTTCATGCACAAGAGAGCCCAGAGACTCAAGTTCCTGTGTGAGAGGAATGACAAG GTCTTCTTCGCCTCTGTGCGCCAGGGCGGTGCCAGCCAGGTGTATTTTATGACCCTGGGACGCACTTCCCTCATGAGCTGGTAG
- the LOC139306498 gene encoding mitogen-activated protein kinase kinase kinase kinase 4-like isoform X2, with product MANDSPAKSLVDIDLASLRDPAGIFELVEVVGNGTYGQVYKGRHVKTGQLAAIKVMDVTEDEEEEIKLEINMLKKYSHHRNIATYYGAFIKKSPPGHDDQLWLVMEFCGAGSITDLVKNTKGNQLKEDWIAYISREILRGLAHLHAHHVIHRDIKGQNVLLTENAEVKLVDFGVSAQLDRTVGRRNTFIGTPYWMAPEVIACDENPDATYDYRSDLWSCGITAIEMAEGAPPLCDMHPMRALFLIPRNPPPRLKSKKWSKKFFSFIEGCLVKNYTQRPPTEQLLKHPFIRDQPNERQVRIQLKDHIDRTKKKRGEKDETEYEYSGSEEEEEDPPEQEGEPSSIVNVPGESTLRRDFIRLQQENKERSEALRRQQLLQEQQLREQEEYKRQLLAERQKRIEQQKEQRRRLEEQQRREREMRRQQEREQRRREQEDKRRIEEMDRRRKEEEERRRAEDEKRRNDREQEYIRRQLEEEQRHLEMLQEQLLREQAMLLEFKWRELEEQRKAERLHKRLQQEQAYLLSLQHESKQQPGDKTKLPTDLNKPPQTSTLPPDRVLTATPQAQVLVGAVSVARGAYECSRAPQTISSDGTKSQAAVPEKTDSDETCPSQLSNSPSPSPPQTETPTDSEPPQAESMEPDRPAEPVSNPPQPVREADERYRKNIQGSPQTAPPPKQPPLPPRSSEPFSNGGGSSEASAMHRPMEPQVQWSHLAALKSSNSAAPSPPPPPVVSRSQSFSEPGGVTSSFAQLHLRSQDPHHHHHHHPSPARTDPQPQPPLHHPQAHTRAEHQASSEEVPPKVPVRTTSRSPVLSRRESPLPSQPGNQGGQRSAGVNVEQRPLWDRVEKLQPRPGSGSSSGSSNSSSQASSGDRFRPRCESPASSKSEGSPLQRPENIPKKQDEKNLARPTRPAGDADLTALAKELRAVDDVRPPHKVTDYSSSSEDSGTTDEDDDEEVDQEAGDESTSGAEDSRAGRLSNGETESAKTMLVEDSESDQATTPCKDGTLVIRQSTVDIKRLVNLSSSSSSSSSAGPGHGHGLPEKNGFAGRIHHLPDLIQQSHHSPSSSTTIPSSSSSYSSSSSSSSFPSSSSHASPAMSPHNPLDKLTAIESQSESNSMSKHKSSSSFTPFIDPRLLQISPSSGSSLNNMAAFGQDGRLADPLRSDPSRKGSVVNVNPVNTRPPSDTPEIRKYKKRFNSEILCAALWGVNLLVGTESGLMLLDRSGQGKVYPLINRRRIQQMDVLEGLNVLVTISGKKNKLRVYYLSWLRNKILHNDPEVEKKQGWVNVGDLEGCVHYKVVKYERIKFLVLALKNAVEVYAWAPKPYHKFMAFKSFGDLVHRPLLVDLTVEEGQRLKIIYGSCSGFHAVDVDSGAVYDIYLPTHIQTSIQCHAIIILPNTDGIELLVCYEDEGVYVNTYGRITKDVVLQWGEMPTSVAYIRSNQIMGWGEKAIEIRSVETGHLDGVFMHKRAQRLKFLCERNDKVFFASVRQGGASQVYFMTLGRTSLMSW from the exons GGACGACACGTCAAGACTGGACAGCTGGCTGCCATCAAAGTCATGGACGTCACAGAG gatgaagaggaggaaattaaACTGGAGATCAATATGCTGAAGAAGTATTCCCACCACCGAAACATAGCCACCTACTACGGTGCTTTCATTAAGAAGAGCCCCCCGGGACACGACGACCAGCTATGG TTGGTGATGGAGTTCTGTGGAGCTGGTTCGATCACAGACCTGGTGAAGAACACCAAGGGGAACCAGCTGAAGGAAGACTGGATCGCCTACATCTCCAGAGAGATCCTCAGA GGTCTGGCCCACCTACATGCCCACCACGTCATCCACCGTGACATAAAGGGCCAGAACGTCCTGTTGACTGAGAATGCTGAAGTCAAACTAG TTGACTTTGGCGTGAGTGCTCAGCTGGATCGGACAGTAGGGAGGAGAAACACCTTCATTGGGACCCCTTATTGGATGGCCCCCGAAGTCATTGCTTGTGACGAGAACCCGGACGCTACATACGATTACAGA AGTGATCTGTGGTCTTGTGGTATCACAGCTATTGAAATGGCTGAAGGAGCACCAC CACTTTGCGACATGCACCCAATGCGTGCGCTCTTCCTCATTCCAAGAAACCCTCCTCCCAGGCTCAAATCTAAAAAATG GTCCAAAaagtttttcagtttcatcGAGGGCTGTCTGGTGAAGAACTACACGCAGCGCCCCCCGACAGAGCAGCTGCTGAAGCACCCCTTCATCCGAGACCAGCCCAACGAGAGGCAAGTCCGCATTCAGCTCAAAGACCACATCGACCGTAccaagaagaagaggggagagaagg ATGAGACAGAGTATGAGTACAgtggcagtgaggaggaggaggaggatcccccagagcaggagggagagccCAG CTCCATTGTCAATGTGCCAGGTGAGTCAACTCTGCGCCGTGACTTCATCCGCCTGCAGCAGGAGAACAAGGAGCGATCAGAGGCGCTCCGTcgccagcagctcctccaggagCAGCAGCTCCGGGAGCAAGAGGAGTACAAGCGCCAACTACTGGCCGAGAGGCAGAAACGCATTGAGCAAcagaaggagcagaggaggcggCTGGAGGAG CAACAGCGACGTGAACGGGAGATGAGGAGGCAACAGGAGCGCGAGCAGCGTCGCCGCGAGCAAGAGGACAAGAGGCGTATTGAAGAGATGGATCGTAGACgcaaagaagaggaggaacgCCGGCGGGCCGAGGACGAGAAGAGAAGGAACGATCGTGAGCAG GAGTACATCAGAcgtcagctggaggaggagcagagacacCTGGAGATGCTGCAGGAGCAGCTGCTCCGTGAACAGGCCATGCTGCtg GAGTTCAAGTGGCGGGAGCTCGAGGAGCAACGCAAGGCCGAGCGACTCCATAAGCGCCTGCAGCAGGAGCAGGCCTACCTGCTGTCGCTCCAGCACGAGTCCAAACAGCAGCCTGGCGACAAGACCAAACTCCCTACAGACCTTAACAAACCTCCACAGACTTCCACCCTCCCACCTGACAGAGTCCTCACCGCAACCCCTCAAGCTCAGGTCCTTGTCGGCGCTGTTTCTGTAGCAAGAGGCGCTTATGAGTGCTCCAGAGCCCCTCAGACGATCTCCTCAGACGGCACTAAATCCCAGGCAGCAGTGCCAGAGAAGACTGACTCTGATGAGACCTGTCCCAGCCAGCTCTCAAACTCGCCCAGCCCCAGCCCCCCTCAGACTGAAACCCCCACTGACTCTGAACCTCCCCAGGCAGAAAGTATGGAGCCCGATAGGCCTGCAGAGCCTGTCAGTAATCCTCCTCAGCCTGTCAGAGAG GCCGACGAGCGCTACCGTAAGAATATTCAGGGCTCCCCTCAGACTGCCCCACCTCCCAAGCAgccccctctgcctccccgcTCCTCTGAACCGTTCTCCAATGGCGGCGGCTCCTCCGAGGCCTCAGCCATGCACCGGCCCATGGAGCCTCAG GTACAGTGGTCCCACCTGGCTGCTCTAAAAAGCAGCAACAGCGCcgccccctctcctcctcctccgcccgtGGTCTCTCGCTCCCAGTCCTTCAGCGAGCCCGGCGGTGTGACCTCTAGCTTTGCACAACTCCACCTGCGTTCCCAGGacccccaccatcaccaccaccaccacccatcGCCCGCACGCACTGACCCCCAGCCCCAACCTCCCCTCCACCACCCTCAGGCCCATACTAGGGCCGAACACCAGGCCAGCAGCGAGGAGGTACCTCCCAAG GTACCAGTAAGGACAACATCCAGGTCTCCAGTACTGTCGCGCAGAGAGTCCCCTCTGCCATCACAGCCTGGCAACCAGGGCGGACAGAGGAGCGCTGGCGT TAATGTGGAGCAGCGCCCACTGTGGGACCGAGTGGAGAAGCTGCAGCCTCGGCCGGGCAGCGGCAGCTCCTCCGGCTCCTCCAACTCCAGCTCCCAGGCCAGTTCTGGTGACCGCTTCAGGCCACGCTGTGAGTCCCCTG CTTCCTCCAAATCTGAAGGATCGCCTCTCCAGAGGCCTGAAAATATTCccaaaaaacaagatgaaaagaaCCTTGCCAGGCCTACTCGACCAGCT GGTGATGCG GACCTGACGGCTCTGGCCAAGGAGCTTCGTGCGGTGGATGATGTGAGGCCTCCCCACAAGGTCACCGACTACTCCTCCTCAAGCGAGGACTCGGGCACCACCGACGAGGACGACGATGAGGAGGTGGACCAGGAGGCGGGAGACGAGTCCACCTCAGGAGCCGAGGACTCCAGGGCTGG GAGGCTGAGTAACGGGGAGACGGAGTCCGCTAAGACCATGCTGGTTGAAGACTCGGAGAGCGACCAAGCCACCACGCCCTGCAAGGATGGCACGCTGGTCATCAGACAG AGCACCGTTGACATAAAGCGGTTGGTCAatctctcatcctcctcctcctcctcttcctcggcCGGCCCTGGTCACGGCCACGGCCTCCCAGAGAAAAACGGCTTTGCCGGCCGCATACACCACCTACCAGACCTTATCCAGCAGAGCCATcactccccttcctcttccacaaccatcccttcctcctcctcctcctattcctcctcctcctcctcttcctccttcccctcatcATCTAGCCATGCCAGTCCTGCCATGTCCCCACACAACCCCTTGGACAAGCTCACTGCCATAGAG TCCCAGTCAGAAAGCAACTCCATGTCCAAACACaagtcttcctcttccttcactCCTTTCATCGACCCTCGTCTTCTCCAGATCTCTCCATCCAGCGGCAGCTCCCTCAACAACATGG CAGCATTTGGGCAGGACGGACGGCTGGCGGACCCGCTGAGGTCGGACCCGTCCCGTAAAGGCTCCGTGGTCAACGTCAACCCGGTGAACACGCGCCCGCCCAGCGACACGCCGGAGATTCGCAAGTACAAGAAGAGGTTCAACTCTGAGATCCTGTGTGCTGCACTGTGGG GAGTGAACCTGCTGGTGGGGACAGAGAGCGGCCTGATGCTGCTGGACCGTAGCGGTCAGGGGAAGGTCTACCCCCTGATCAACAGGCGCCGCATCCAGCAGATGGATGTCCTGGAGGGACTAAATGTCCTGGTCACTATATCGG GTAAAAAGAACAAGCTGCGAGTGTATTACCTGTCGTGGCTGAGAAACAAGATTTTGCACAACGACCCTGAGGTGGAGAAGAAGCAGGGCTGGGTTAATGTGGGCGACCTGGAAGGTTGCGTCCACTACAAAGTCG TGAAGTATGAGAGGATTAAGTTCTTGGTGCTGGCCTTGAAGAACGCTGTGGAGGTGTACGCCTGGGCACCCAAGCCCTACCACAAATTCATGGCCTTTAAG TCTTTTGGGGACCTGGTGCACAGGCCTCTGCTGGTCGACCTGACGGTGGAGGAAGGTCAGAGGTTAAAGATCATCTATGGCTCCTGCTCAGGCTTCCACGCTGTGGATGTGGACTCCGGTGCCGTCTACGACATCTACCTGCCCACACAT ATCCAGACCAGCATTCAGTGCCACGCCATCATCATCCTGCCCAACACTGACGGGATCGAGCTGCTGGTGTGCTACGAGGACGAGGGCGTCTACGTCAACACCTACGGACGCATCACCAAGGACGTGGTGCTTCAGTGGGGAGAAATGCCAACTTCAGTGG CCTACATTAGGTCAAACCAGATCATGGGCTGGGGTGAGAAGGCCATAGAGATCCGCTCAGTGGAGACGGGCCACCTGGACGGCGTCTTCATGCACAAGAGAGCCCAGAGACTCAAGTTCCTGTGTGAGAGGAATGACAAG GTCTTCTTCGCCTCTGTGCGCCAGGGCGGTGCCAGCCAGGTGTATTTTATGACCCTGGGACGCACTTCCCTCATGAGCTGGTAG